The window GGTGTTTTTCTTGTGCGCTCCCTTCAGGACGTCTTCGGTCCATTTCTCGATCAGTCCAGCCTGTGTGTCAAGAGGACTGTGCAATCTCAAAGGAATATTAAGAGGACATTGGGAAGACAAGGGGGTGgtagatattatacatacatacacacgtgtcaaGATATTCCGACACTGTATTAGTGATTCCATACGTTTGTGTGAGAAAGACTACCTCCTTCCATATCTATTTACACCGACCCTGAAATAAACATACCTTACCATTTTCTACACACCCACATCAGCACCGAAACTTACAGCCTGAAAAGCCATGATAAACTGGTTGAGCTTCTCCTTGTACGGAACGCCCCAGGGGATGGGCCAGGCGCAGTACGCGGGCAAGATGTTCTGGCCGGCCACGTACAGCTTGGTGGTCCCATCGGCGGACGTGAAGTACTCTTCGATCGCTAGCTTTAGAGACATCCGCTCGTAGAAATAGCCTTGGCTGTGGGAACACGTCAACGCGGATGGCTCGATTACATCAGTGTCATTTTTTTGCTGGTGTTTCTTTAATTTTATGCCTGGAAACTGACCCATCTTCCCGCTTTGATTTTAGAATCTGTTCTTGAATCGGGGAGAGTTTGCCGAAGAGTCTCAAATATTTCAGTTTTTTAACTGTTAAGGGTTTCATAAAGCTGTAGTCATGGGTTATGGACTACTACACGGAACGATGAGTTTATTGGAATGAAAACACTACCACAATCGAAACGAAAAagaacgtaacgtttcgaatttgTCGAGATTTCCTAACCAGGCGGAGGGATTTTTCCTACGTCAGGTGAGGAACTCTTGGTGGATTTTATTTCGTTTCTATAGTggcagtgtttttattttttaactgtgCAAAAGTGCTTATACTCATTTGAATTGAATTATTTTAAAACATTCATGAAATACACTGCCTATAAATGCAAATGAAGTGAcagctattattagtattctggCCGACTTACCCAAGATCAATAGCCTCTTGAAGTCCGACTTGGAAGTTAGGAACTAATGTCATGCGACTTGCAAGGGTTGTATATAAATAGGAATCCGATTTCTTGAAGTTATTGTAAAAGTCAACGACATCAGGCGGGTATGTCGCTCTGAGAAGGAGGCACACAGAATTTGACGATAAGTAATATTTTTCATCTCTACCAGTGGTTTCATcgcctatttattttcttttatactagaaaatgtgtatgtttatatatatacatatatgtatatatatatatttcatatatatgtttatacacacacacacacacatatatatatgtgtgtgtgtatgtgtgtgtgtgtgtgtatagtgtacgtGTGTTGAGCATTataatcaaacaaagaaaaaatactgatataCAAACAGGGGATTCGTTAACTATCCAAAATGGATTCCACACCTCAAACGCTCATTTCCCATCTACAACATCATGACATCACCCTTCTACGAATCCATACTTAGCCCCTGTCTGTATGAACTGCTCGAGGGTTTCAGGTCGATCCGGGTACTTGGGAATCGTAAGGAATGCGGTGAGATTTCCTCTGTAGGCGGTGCTGACGATGAAGGAGAAGATGAGCCAAGTGGCGAACAGCACCCGAGTGGACGAGGTGTCATACCCTCGCCCTGAGGAACTCTGACTCACGAGAGACCCAGCCACCTCGAGGACCAGCCTCTGCATGCTACTGATACTTTGGCTTCCCATACGGCCGCCTGCTCGAGTGATCTGGAGATTTAGGAGCaattaaatgaaagagagaaaaattcaaTAACAGTTATAGATGTCACAACTAAAACTAAAACCATTGGACTACACGACCCGGTTAAAAGAGCTGTCTAACGAGGATCTACATTAGCTTCAGGGAAACTAAGGAATGGTAGTTACACATGTTTTATGCTTTAACAAGCGTACTTATTGATCTTATTGTGATATATCAGAGTTTGAAATATATCTACCCTTATCTTATTGCTCTCTTCAATAACTCTTGACCTTTTACTCCGTAACGGCGCTTAGCTTATCGCACGGTAGATTGTCCTTGATTTTTGAAATGTTATCTCTCAATACGTAGACAGCAATAGGAATTCTGATATAAATACAGTCATTCTTTAAAATCCCACGAGCTCGAGCACAGCCTCACCAGGATTAGCGCCACGGGCACCAGCGCGAGCACCGCCAGGATGGAGGCCCAGACACCTTCGGTGAGCGGGTAGTAGAGGCTCTGCCAGCGCGGCTTAAGGGTGGGCTTGGCCATGCTGAAGCCCAGGGTCGCGGGCTCGATGACGGTCGTGAAGTCGTAGAGCTCGAGGAGATGAGGCATGATGGCCAGTTTCATGGGCGACATGAACGCGCGTCGCTCCTGCACTCGAAGGATCACCTGAAGGGACGGCAGGGCGGCTGGGTTACGTCACTCCAGTGGATGCGCATGAAATACATACGTACTGCATATGTACGTACTTAATAGTTCGGTAGATAgagatttgaatatatttataaatgaataccggtatacaaacacagatgtatatgtagacatttagagataaataagcaaacagaaacaagaaaaaaaaaaaccatctgaACGGTATGATTATTGACATTCAGCGTGCGTTTAATCCCAAAGTGAGCCAATGAAAATAGCTGTCTCGCCTCCTCCCAGTCTGCATCAGGCATAACAGAAATGGAGAAGTTGAGTGCCTGGGCCATCGTCTCCAGTATCGTGTAGTCCCTGCCGGCGATCCTCTTGACGGTGCTGCCATCTGGACGCTCGCTCTCGACCTCCATCCAATATGGCGGGAAGGGATGCACCGTCATGTTCAAGGGTGCCCCGTAGAAACTCAAATACAATatggaagaaaattaataatagaaaaaaaaaatcaatctggaTCTATAGGTTCAGAAATACGGTAAAAGGGATtgattttttttcacctttatgcatattattttccaaaaaacaaaactaaaacaaaaacaacaggtaCGTCCCTGATAGCAGCTATGCACGTGACCAATGAATAAAACTCTACCCCTAAACAGTCTCAAAAGCAAACATATGACAACGTGAGACACTCCGGACACACTACACATCGTCTCAGGAAGAATTTACGTATCGACCGCTTCAGCATCTGTCTGATGTGGATGTATAATATATTACGTAGAATATCATGCAGTTGTTTTTTAGCCTTTACAGTTAATGTTGTCCATGTGACTTTTTGAATTTCTCAGTTAAGATGAAACACTGAAAGGAAAATACTTGAGAATAGCCTTCCTCgtaaagatatatacatccataaagacacacacacacacacacacacacacacatatgtgtatatatatatatatatatatatatatatatatatatatatgtgtgtgtgtgtgtgtgtgtgtgtgtgtgtgtgtgtgtgtgtgtgtatatgtatatatatatttatatatatatatatgtatatatatatatatatatatacacacacacacatacacagagcacatatctatatctatcgatctatttatctatatctatctatcaatatatatacaaagtaaaataaaaatataaaaccaaaatTGAAATAGTTAATCATCCTCCATTCCTTACTTGTCGAACTTGGGCGGAAAGAGCGGCACCTCGGACTTGAACTTGAGGCCCGAGGCGGGTGTCCAGGAAGCGATGCGCGCCAGCTGCGGGCCCAACGCTCCGTAGGGCAGGTGCGCGAACAGGTTATGCCTGGGGAATGAGGGGGTCTTGTAAACTACTGGTTTTATGCTCGATATGAGGATGCAATAAAGAATATTTGATAGGTTCCAGATGGTCTGCTTGTACatattctttctgtttccctcagtCTCGCTCTCCTCATGTCGCATACATGtcacatttatatcatattatacatacatatatatatatatatatatatatatatatatatatatatatacatataaata of the Penaeus chinensis breed Huanghai No. 1 chromosome 18, ASM1920278v2, whole genome shotgun sequence genome contains:
- the LOC125034823 gene encoding glutamate receptor ionotropic, delta-1-like encodes the protein MSPMKLAIMPHLLELYDFTTVIEPATLGFSMAKPTLKPRWQSLYYPLTEGVWASILAVLALVPVALILITRAGGRMGSQSISSMQRLVLEVAGSLVSQSSSGRGYDTSSTRVLFATWLIFSFIVSTAYRGNLTAFLTIPKYPDRPETLEQFIQTGAKATYPPDVVDFYNNFKKSDSYLYTTLASRMTLVPNFQVGLQEAIDLGQGYFYERMSLKLAIEEYFTSADGTTKLYVAGQNILPAYCAWPIPWGVPYKEKLNQFIMAFQAAGLIEKWTEDVLKGAHKKNTAKQRQGTATDEMESDDDREDSSSRGIMALTLTHLQGPIFLLLLGLLVSSLVFCVEVLASWILKE